A single genomic interval of Psychroserpens sp. NJDZ02 harbors:
- a CDS encoding 6-pyruvoyl trahydropterin synthase family protein: protein MRVTVSRKAHFNAAHRLYRKDWSFEKNDEIFGKCNNPNYHGHNYELIASVTGDIDQETGFVIDVKILKDIIKVEVEDAFDHKNLNLDVAEFKDLNPTAENIVVIIYNKIKAKLKPNLDLEVTLYETPRNFVSYSGK from the coding sequence ATGAGAGTAACAGTTAGTAGAAAAGCTCATTTTAATGCAGCACATCGATTATATCGTAAGGATTGGTCGTTTGAAAAGAATGATGAGATATTTGGAAAATGTAATAACCCAAACTATCATGGTCATAATTATGAATTGATAGCAAGTGTTACAGGTGATATAGATCAGGAAACAGGATTTGTTATAGATGTCAAAATTTTAAAAGATATTATTAAAGTTGAAGTTGAAGATGCTTTTGACCATAAAAATCTGAATTTAGATGTTGCTGAGTTTAAAGATTTAAACCCAACTGCAGAAAATATAGTGGTTATTATCTATAATAAAATCAAAGCAAAGTTAAAACCTAACTTAGACCTAGAGGTTACGCTTTATGAGACACCAAGAAACTTTGTTAGTTATTCTGGTAAATAA
- a CDS encoding DUF4369 domain-containing protein: protein MKKIFTLLLLVSIFSCGDDADKLTVKGTVKGLKKGTIYLKKVQDTLLVTMDSIIINGSSEFKLQSAITEPEMFYLYLNKNTKEDDRISFFADKGLTEINTTLKNFSYDAKIKGSKQHATLEEYLAMIAKFNNKNLDLTKELFEASKVNDTVKLKQTELALNSFTKRKYLYTANFAVSNSDSEVAPYLALSEIYDANIKYLDTINTVLTPKVKASKYGKQLNQYIIDIKKSEQ, encoded by the coding sequence ATGAAAAAAATTTTTACATTATTACTTTTAGTTTCTATATTTTCTTGTGGAGACGACGCTGACAAATTAACTGTTAAAGGGACCGTTAAAGGTTTAAAAAAAGGAACAATCTACTTAAAAAAAGTACAAGACACCTTATTAGTGACTATGGACTCCATAATTATCAATGGGAGTTCTGAGTTTAAGTTACAATCTGCTATAACTGAACCAGAGATGTTTTATTTATATCTAAATAAAAACACTAAAGAAGATGACCGCATATCTTTTTTCGCAGATAAGGGCTTAACCGAAATCAATACAACGTTAAAAAACTTTTCTTACGATGCTAAAATCAAAGGATCAAAGCAACATGCAACTCTAGAAGAGTATCTTGCCATGATTGCTAAGTTTAATAATAAAAATTTAGACTTAACGAAGGAATTGTTTGAAGCTTCTAAAGTAAACGATACTGTTAAGCTAAAACAAACAGAGCTAGCCTTAAATAGCTTTACTAAAAGGAAATATTTATACACTGCAAACTTTGCAGTTTCTAATAGTGATAGTGAGGTTGCTCCTTACTTAGCCCTTTCTGAAATATATGATGCTAATATTAAATACTTAGATACTATAAACACGGTTTTAACACCTAAGGTAAAAGCTTCAAAGTATGGAAAACAATTAAATCAATATATTATAGATATTAAAAAATCAGAACAATAG
- a CDS encoding alpha/beta hydrolase, with product MKLYALAFLTFISVNVVAQDTNYSSQELTITRYINGTLLIPNTDKTLNLAIIIGGSGPTDRDGNQNFQKTNVIKKLAIGLTNSNIATFRFDKRIVKQIRENNVNNNIMFDDFVSDVKAVITYFKKQNKYKTIYIVGHDQGSLVGMLAAKDNVNGFISLSGSALSIDNVILEQVEKTAPQFTKDTKRVFKILQTGQTTTDYPVALSSIFNIETQRFIMNWMQYNPTTILSSLDIPILIINGTKDLQVSEAEAKLLKEASPKAELKLIKDMNHVLVTIEGDDLENSKSYNESQRPLALDLLNSIISFIKK from the coding sequence ATGAAATTATACGCCTTAGCCTTTCTTACTTTTATATCTGTAAATGTCGTAGCACAAGACACAAACTATTCTAGCCAAGAACTTACAATAACTAGATATATTAATGGGACACTTTTAATACCTAACACCGATAAAACTTTAAATTTAGCTATAATCATAGGTGGATCAGGACCTACAGACAGAGATGGCAATCAAAATTTTCAGAAAACTAATGTTATTAAGAAACTAGCCATAGGGTTAACAAACAGTAATATTGCTACCTTTAGATTTGATAAACGTATTGTCAAACAAATACGAGAGAATAATGTAAATAATAATATAATGTTTGATGACTTTGTGTCGGATGTCAAAGCTGTCATTACCTATTTTAAAAAACAAAACAAATACAAAACAATATACATTGTTGGCCACGATCAAGGTAGTCTAGTTGGTATGTTGGCAGCCAAGGATAATGTCAATGGTTTTATATCTCTTTCTGGATCTGCTTTAAGCATTGACAATGTTATTTTAGAACAAGTTGAAAAAACAGCTCCACAATTTACAAAAGATACTAAACGGGTTTTTAAAATTTTACAGACGGGACAAACAACAACCGATTACCCCGTAGCGCTCTCCTCTATTTTTAATATTGAAACACAACGTTTTATAATGAATTGGATGCAATATAATCCAACAACTATCTTAAGTTCTTTAGATATACCCATCCTTATTATAAACGGAACCAAAGATTTACAGGTTAGTGAAGCTGAAGCTAAATTACTAAAAGAAGCCTCTCCTAAAGCTGAATTAAAACTAATAAAAGACATGAATCACGTTTTGGTAACCATTGAAGGTGACGATTTAGAGAACTCTAAGTCTTATAACGAGTCGCAAAGACCTTTAGCTTTAGACTTACTAAATAGTATCATCTCTTTTATAAAAAAATAA
- a CDS encoding OmpA family protein, whose protein sequence is MKNKYIFSTLIIALTFTFSFGQNDGISRGVDKKYDKLSYVATTKELLKLVEKGNKTPEVYKKLANSYYFNSKMEDAAKWYGELLMLDAVVEYEYYYRYAMSLKAIGDYENANVNMKKFATYKPEDSRAILFSKSPNYLEAIEALSGDFELENLDLNSRFSDFGTSFYKDGIVFASSRGDGELYKWNEQPFLDLYFKSDDSVTVVPFSENLNTKFHESSTSFTQDGNTVYFTRNNYFKGKVRKSGEKVNGLKIFKAEFVNGAWKKMVSMPFNNDDYNVAHPALSLDETKLYFASDMPGTHGKSDIYYVDILEDGAYGEPVNLGDAINTEGRENFPYISNNGTLYFSSDGQQGLGGLDIFMTKLDDPNQEITNLGKPINSSRDDFEFIIDEFSNIGYLTSNRYNGKGDDDIYKFTRTFCTQLVSGTTLNKKTNAIIPYASVVVINQKGVEVQNLTSDQNGAFNYEGPCNKQKYSIIASKDGYIQADQTFLVNPKKKGDVVLTLKLTPETSQPAEVGMDLVEVLNLNPIYFDFDKSNIRPDAELELKKVIDYMIKYPSVRTDVQSHTDSRASDDYNWALSNRRNVSTKQYIIQKGNIAADRLEGKGYGETMLVNSCSNDVKCTEEEHDLNRRSNFIIISR, encoded by the coding sequence ATGAAAAATAAATATATATTTTCTACCTTAATCATTGCACTAACGTTTACATTTTCATTTGGACAAAATGATGGTATTTCTAGAGGTGTGGATAAAAAGTATGATAAATTGTCTTACGTAGCGACAACAAAAGAATTGTTGAAACTAGTAGAGAAAGGAAATAAAACACCTGAGGTTTATAAAAAGCTTGCTAACTCTTACTATTTTAATTCTAAGATGGAAGATGCAGCTAAGTGGTATGGAGAGTTATTGATGTTAGATGCAGTTGTAGAATATGAGTACTATTATAGATATGCAATGAGCTTAAAAGCAATTGGTGACTATGAGAATGCTAATGTTAATATGAAAAAATTTGCAACTTATAAACCAGAAGATTCTAGAGCAATTTTATTTTCTAAATCACCAAATTATTTAGAAGCTATTGAAGCGCTTTCAGGTGATTTTGAATTAGAAAATTTAGATTTAAATTCACGTTTTTCAGATTTTGGAACTTCTTTTTATAAAGATGGGATCGTATTTGCATCTTCTAGGGGTGATGGTGAATTATATAAATGGAACGAACAGCCATTTTTAGATTTATATTTTAAAAGTGACGACTCTGTTACTGTAGTTCCTTTTTCGGAAAATTTGAATACTAAATTTCATGAGTCTTCGACTTCTTTTACACAGGATGGAAACACAGTCTATTTTACAAGAAATAACTACTTTAAAGGGAAGGTTAGAAAAAGTGGAGAGAAAGTTAATGGATTAAAAATTTTTAAAGCAGAATTTGTAAATGGTGCATGGAAAAAGATGGTTAGCATGCCATTTAATAATGACGATTATAATGTGGCACATCCAGCATTAAGTTTAGATGAAACTAAATTATATTTTGCAAGTGATATGCCAGGAACTCATGGTAAATCTGATATTTATTACGTCGATATTTTAGAAGATGGTGCTTATGGAGAACCTGTTAACCTAGGCGATGCTATTAATACAGAGGGAAGAGAAAATTTTCCATATATCAGTAACAATGGTACATTATATTTTTCTTCAGACGGACAACAAGGTCTTGGAGGTTTAGATATTTTTATGACTAAACTGGATGACCCAAATCAAGAGATTACTAATTTAGGTAAACCAATTAATAGTTCTAGGGATGATTTTGAATTTATTATTGACGAATTTTCTAACATTGGATACTTAACGTCAAATAGATATAATGGTAAAGGGGATGATGATATTTATAAGTTTACTAGAACTTTTTGTACGCAATTAGTCTCAGGAACTACTTTAAATAAAAAGACAAATGCTATTATACCTTACGCAAGTGTGGTGGTTATAAATCAAAAAGGTGTAGAAGTACAAAACTTGACTTCAGATCAAAACGGAGCATTTAACTATGAAGGTCCATGCAACAAACAGAAGTATAGTATTATAGCATCTAAAGATGGTTATATTCAAGCAGATCAAACGTTTTTAGTTAATCCTAAGAAGAAAGGAGATGTTGTTTTAACGCTTAAGTTAACACCAGAAACTTCACAACCTGCAGAAGTTGGTATGGATTTAGTAGAGGTCTTAAACTTAAATCCGATATATTTTGACTTTGATAAATCTAACATTAGACCTGATGCAGAATTAGAATTAAAGAAAGTAATTGATTATATGATAAAATACCCTTCAGTAAGGACTGACGTACAGTCACATACAGATTCTAGAGCATCAGACGATTATAACTGGGCTTTATCTAACAGAAGAAACGTATCAACTAAACAATATATAATCCAAAAAGGGAACATTGCTGCTGATAGATTAGAGGGTAAAGGATATGGAGAGACTATGTTAGTAAATAGCTGTAGTAACGATGTTAAATGTACCGAAGAAGAGCATGATTTAAATAGAAGAAGTAATTTTATTATTATTTCTAGATAA
- a CDS encoding type IX secretion system membrane protein PorP/SprF codes for MKNRILILVTVISAFCMVDVSAQQDAQYTQYMYNTLSINPAYAGARDGLSALVLYRTQWVGLDGAPDTGTFNIHSPIGDEEKIGLGLSVVNDRIGPTQETFLDVSFSYSIDTSDEGKLSLGINAGGSLMDIKYSELNQYNNGDPLFANDIDNKFSPQFGAGIYYRSADTWYLGLSVPNMLETKYLDKGSLSEASERMNFYLMGGYVFDVNRDLKLKPAFLAKAVSGAPLQADLTVNALYKDKFTVGLAYRWSAAVSGLLGYQVSDSVMLGFGYDREVTDLGLTKFDSGSFEVFLRFEPRDVTKILSPRFF; via the coding sequence ATGAAAAATAGAATTTTAATTTTAGTAACTGTAATTAGTGCCTTTTGTATGGTAGATGTATCTGCACAGCAAGATGCGCAATACACGCAGTACATGTACAATACGCTTAGTATTAATCCAGCATATGCTGGTGCTAGAGATGGCTTAAGTGCATTAGTGTTATATCGTACACAATGGGTGGGCTTAGACGGAGCACCTGATACAGGAACATTTAATATTCATTCGCCTATAGGAGACGAAGAAAAAATTGGTCTTGGACTTTCTGTTGTTAATGACAGGATAGGACCAACTCAAGAAACTTTTTTAGATGTTTCCTTTTCTTATTCAATTGACACTTCAGATGAAGGTAAATTGTCTTTAGGGATAAATGCTGGAGGAAGTCTAATGGATATAAAATATTCAGAATTAAATCAGTATAATAATGGAGATCCGTTATTCGCTAACGATATAGATAATAAGTTTTCACCTCAATTTGGAGCTGGTATTTATTATAGAAGTGCTGATACATGGTATTTAGGGCTTTCAGTTCCTAATATGCTTGAAACAAAGTATTTGGATAAAGGATCATTATCAGAAGCATCAGAGAGAATGAATTTCTATCTAATGGGAGGATATGTGTTTGATGTCAATAGAGATTTAAAACTGAAGCCAGCTTTTCTAGCGAAAGCAGTTTCTGGAGCACCTTTACAGGCAGATTTAACAGTTAATGCATTATATAAAGATAAATTTACTGTTGGTTTAGCATACCGTTGGTCAGCAGCTGTAAGTGGACTTTTAGGATATCAGGTATCTGATAGTGTTATGTTAGGGTTTGGTTACGATAGAGAGGTTACGGATTTAGGGTTAACTAAATTTGATTCAGGTTCTTTTGAAGTCTTTTTAAGATTTGAACCAAGAGATGTAACTAAAATTTTATCACCAAGATTCTTTTAA
- the idi gene encoding isopentenyl-diphosphate Delta-isomerase: protein MKEENVILVNEFDEQIGVMPKMEAHEKALLHRAFSVFVFNDKNELMLQQRALTKYHSPGLWTNTCCSHQREGETNLQAGSRRLMEEMGFVTSLVEKTSFIYKAPFDNGLTEHELDHIMVGYYEDNPIINKEEVEHWKWMPLEDVRKDIEAQPHLYTAWFIIIFDKFYHFININHESNS from the coding sequence ATGAAAGAAGAAAACGTAATTTTAGTTAACGAATTTGATGAACAAATAGGAGTAATGCCTAAAATGGAAGCGCATGAAAAAGCGCTATTGCACAGGGCTTTTTCAGTTTTTGTTTTCAATGATAAAAATGAGTTAATGCTACAACAAAGAGCATTAACTAAATACCACTCTCCTGGATTATGGACAAATACGTGTTGTAGTCACCAAAGAGAAGGCGAAACTAATTTACAAGCAGGTTCTAGACGTTTAATGGAAGAGATGGGTTTTGTAACAAGTTTGGTAGAAAAGACTTCTTTTATATACAAAGCGCCTTTTGATAATGGTTTAACAGAGCATGAATTAGATCACATTATGGTTGGCTATTATGAAGACAACCCAATTATAAATAAAGAGGAAGTAGAGCACTGGAAATGGATGCCACTAGAGGATGTAAGAAAGGATATAGAAGCACAACCGCACTTGTATACCGCTTGGTTTATAATTATCTTTGATAAGTTTTACCATTTTATAAATATCAACCATGAGAGTAACAGTTAG
- a CDS encoding DUF819 domain-containing protein yields MTEPLFTNDTVVFGVLMLALGLIFYTESLKGGFWEKFYKIVPGLFMAYMLPAILTTIGIIAPKWTSLNPSGEVVTHETNLYFVASRYLLPAALVLMTLSIDLKAVFNLGWKALIMFFTGTVGIVIGGPIAILIISAISPETVGGAGPDAVWRGLSTLAGSWIGGGANQTAMLEIYGYNQAEYGKMVFVDIVVANVWMAILLIGIGKRAQINKWLKADTSSIEALKERVSSFTESVKRNPTVTDLMLLGAIAFGSVSTAHYLADHLAPYFGKVVSNIASQTLKNTFTFLDSTFFWMISISTIIAILLSFTKAKNFEGAGASKFGSVFIYILVATIGMKIDIASIFDNVGLIGIGFIWMTIHAILLIVVAKLIRAPYFFLAVGSQANVGGAASAPIVASAFHPSLATVGVLLAVFGYAVGTLAAIGCTILMQLASGG; encoded by the coding sequence ATGACTGAACCACTATTTACAAATGATACTGTCGTTTTTGGCGTATTAATGCTAGCATTAGGCTTGATATTTTATACGGAATCCCTAAAAGGAGGGTTTTGGGAAAAGTTTTACAAAATAGTACCTGGTTTATTTATGGCCTACATGTTACCTGCTATATTGACTACTATAGGAATAATTGCGCCAAAATGGACTTCCTTAAACCCGTCAGGAGAAGTTGTAACACATGAAACAAATTTATACTTTGTAGCTAGTCGTTACCTTTTACCTGCTGCTTTAGTGCTAATGACATTAAGTATCGACCTAAAAGCCGTATTTAATTTAGGATGGAAAGCGTTAATTATGTTTTTTACTGGTACTGTAGGAATCGTTATTGGGGGCCCTATTGCTATCCTAATTATTTCCGCAATCTCTCCAGAAACAGTTGGTGGTGCAGGACCAGATGCTGTATGGCGTGGCTTATCGACATTAGCTGGAAGTTGGATTGGCGGCGGTGCCAACCAAACTGCAATGTTAGAGATTTATGGCTATAACCAAGCAGAATATGGCAAAATGGTCTTTGTAGATATTGTAGTGGCTAATGTTTGGATGGCTATTTTATTAATTGGGATTGGAAAACGGGCACAAATAAATAAATGGCTAAAAGCAGATACCTCTTCCATTGAAGCCTTAAAAGAAAGAGTCTCTTCTTTTACAGAAAGCGTAAAACGAAACCCAACGGTAACAGACTTAATGTTACTAGGCGCTATAGCTTTTGGGTCAGTAAGTACTGCACATTATTTGGCAGACCATTTGGCACCTTACTTTGGCAAAGTTGTATCAAACATAGCGTCACAAACTTTAAAAAACACCTTTACCTTTTTAGATAGCACTTTTTTCTGGATGATTAGTATTTCCACAATAATAGCCATTTTACTATCTTTTACTAAAGCAAAAAACTTTGAAGGTGCCGGTGCAAGCAAATTTGGAAGTGTCTTTATTTATATTCTGGTTGCCACTATAGGAATGAAAATTGACATTGCTTCAATATTTGACAACGTTGGACTTATAGGGATAGGTTTTATATGGATGACCATTCACGCCATATTATTAATAGTTGTTGCTAAGTTAATAAGAGCACCTTATTTCTTCTTAGCTGTAGGTAGTCAAGCTAATGTTGGTGGTGCAGCATCTGCCCCAATTGTTGCTTCAGCTTTTCACCCTTCTTTAGCGACAGTAGGTGTATTACTAGCCGTATTTGGATATGCTGTCGGTACTTTAGCCGCAATTGGTTGTACTATTTTAATGCAATTAGCGTCCGGTGGTTAG